The genome window CTTCCGCCCCTCTGTCATCAATACTTATTTGTAAGACACCGCGATAATGGCAGATGGGCTCAGTGTTGCTTCTGGAGTATTAGCTCTGGTGACGTTCGCCTTTCAATCGAGCACTGTTCTGTACAAGACTGTTCGCAGTTTCAAAACCCAGGACGCCAACGCGCGCGCACTCAAAACTGAGCTAAATGATCTCACTGGAGTATTGCACTCGCTCCTGGAGACAGTTACAAATTACCCTGAGATCAATTTCGACTCTCTTGAATTACCTCTACTGCGTTGTGGAAAGACTTGTGAGGAGTATGGCAAGCTTATTGCTCGGTGCACAAAACATTCCAATGGAACTCGGCCAAGCTTCCGGGACTGGATTGGCCAGCAGTATCTGAAGGGAGATATCACAGACTTTAGAGACATGCTTGCTGGGTATAAATCCACTATTAATATAGCATTGGCCAATGCAAATATGTGCGGTTCCTCAGTCAAGGTCAATGTATGAAATCAACTAACGACTCTACTCCTATAGAACTATTACGGCTGTTACGCGCAATGTCATCGACGAATACAAAGACATGATAGATGATACAACCGCCGACCTACAAAGACACATGCAGCGGCTGGATGAGAGAGCACGTAGCCTGGCTATCCCCCCGGCTGAAAGCGTCGAGTCTGACAGCACTGACTGGCTTGCTCTGtttgaagagaaagaaagtaCTCGAAAGGGCCTCCAGATCTGCACTGAGCTATCCTTGCACATCGAAGCACTCGAGTCAACATCCAGCGAGAACCCACAGTTCTCCAAACAGCCTTCAGCAGATAAATACATCAAGAGTAGTTTGAGTTCTGCCAAGAGTTCTATTAGTACGTTGGAATCGCGTCTCAGAAGCCACGGAAACGAAATTGATAAGAGGATGGATGCCATGAAACTGAAAACGGACCTCTCTGAAGATGATATCAACGAACTGGCACAACTACGGGAGACGAAGGAAAGCATTCATCAATGCATGAACGTGGTTGCTAATGCCGGCGAGGATTTGGCCAGGGAGCGCGCTAACGTCTTTGAAGACATAACAATGGCTGACAATGCGTACGGTATCACGGTTTCAACCGTGAAGGACCTGGTTTTCGCAAGGCGAGTCAATGTGCAAGGCCAGGCGCGTTATGTGGGTGGGCAAATAGACGAGGCAAGCTATAACGCAACCATCACCGCACTTACCGACTTGGACCGAGGAAGCGCACAATATGGAGGGCGGGATATTACATTGGTGTCTTCGAAAGACGAAGCGGCCAAGAAGCCCGTGACATCCCAAGCCTTTCTTGAACGTCATGGCCCTGGCGTTAAACTTGAACCGTCTGGTATATCAGCCAAGCCTTCTGGGCCAGCGTCATGAGGGTTACAGTAATCATGAAAGCTTAGTTTCTATCAAGGGTAGCTTGAGATTAAATTGCAAGGAAATACGAAATAATAGGTCTTAGATATCACACATGTATGTATTTCTTTTGCCTAGATCCTATTTCATTATTATGTAACGATTATCTGTAGGTTAAACTCTGCTCTCTTGAAAGATGAAATTACTCAGAAGACATGGCAGAGACGTCGCTTGAATTTCGTCCTGTGATAATACCAGATCAGGTAAGAAGTCATTAAGCGGGGTTTCGGTAAGTGCCGCCATTTCTTAGCCTACTAGCCTCAGTTGGTAATTGGCTATCACCTCAAACAGCACTTGGAGAACGACGTAAGCGTGTTTTTCTGCTTTCACTCTCTGCTCATACTACATAGCCAAGGCGGATGGGCTGTCCGTGAGTTGGAGGTCGTACCATAGTCTGACCCAGTGACATTATGGCCTCTCGGTCTGAAGAGCGTGACGCTCAGTTCAACGCCCTCATCGATGTTCTGCACAGTGTCAAAAGCGACATATTCGATCCGTTCACCATCACTCGGACGTACTATGAGTCTGCAGGAGTTCAGATCGGTGTCGATTTTTTAATTCCTCGTCAACTCAAAACCCACAACCCGCCAGTCGTCGTCAGGATTCACGGCGGCTTTCTGGTATGTAAACCCCATTTTCACATTGTAAAGATTCAGCTGACTTCTTTATTAGATCACCGGCTCAAGTTTGTTTCCTGCTTGGTTCTCCAAATGGGTTCTTGACTTTGCAGAGGAGCAAGATGCTGTTATCATCAGTCCCAACTACAGGCTTCTTCCTGAGGTGAAGGGTCGAGATATTATTCATGACATGGGGAACTTCTGGAATTGGGTGCACTCTGGAGGACCTTCCCGTCATCTCGCAGCAATTGGGCAACACAAGCTTCAATTGAACCTTATCAGGACCCTTGTCGTTGGCGAAAGTGCCGGTAAGCTCGAACCATCTAATGCCAAGTCATGTACCATTCACTGACTGGATCATCTCGCCGCAGGCGGATATCTGGCTCTACAGTCTGTTCTGTCAGGTTTTGTGAGACCCAAGGCGATTATAGCCCTTTACCCAATGGTCGATATGAAAGCGGCTCACTTCAGCGAGTCCTATGCCAAGTCAATCGTTGGTGTACCAAACTATCCCAATCAAGATGTCAATAAGTTTCTTTCCGCCACCGTTGTGAAGCCTGCAATCACTGAGGCAGATCCGCCTGTGCGACTTGACTCGGCCATGGCAGTCGTGCACAATGGGCGCTATCTGGAACTTCTCGGTGAGGACCCTGACTTATTCATCCTTGATCGGATCAAGAAGGTGGCCTCAACTTCAAATTATGAGAAATCCTTGTTTCCGCCACTATTTCTGCTTCACGGCGAGGAGGATACCGCAGTGCCTGTTGATGGTACGCGGAAGCTGGTAGATTACCTGCAACGGTTTGACCCAAGTACTCAAATTCATCTGGCTATCAGGCCTGGAGACCATGGGTTTGACTTTACAGCTACCATTGACGAGCCTTGGTTGAGGGAAGGTTTGGATTTTGTCGTTGGTCCATGGCTAGGTAGCAGGAGTCTTATATAGACTACAATAACCCAAATagttcttctccatctttaTCCGAGACCTGACAAAAGCAAACTGTAGACGCAACCTTGAGATTAAGAGTGCAGATTTTGACAAACGTGGCCCAGAATATATGGCGTCATCTTATATTTGGATTATTACAAGTTATAAAGACAGTGGGTTGAGAGCAATACTCTAATCATGACCCGTCCAAGAAACATCTAACCGCGATCCTTTCCTTTATTTTATCTCTACCCCATTAAGCGCTCTTGTGCACAACACCAATAAttttctcaacaacagagGGATCCGAAAGCGTAGTAATATCACCCAGCTGATCCTGCTCACCCATAACCACCTTTCGCAAAACACGACGCATGATCTTTCCAGACCGAGTCTTGGGCAGATCAACCACCATAAAGATCTTCTTAGGAGCAGCAAAAGGGCCGATGCTGTTGCGGACCTGCAGTCTAAGCTCGGCGTGGACTTCTTCCTCAGATGTTCTGAAAGCTTCCTTGAGGCAGACAAAGGCGATAACGGATTGGCCTGTTACTTCGTCGGAAACTCCTACGACGGCGGATTCAGCGACGGCGGCGTGCTCGACCATTGCAGCTTCGATTTCGGCTGTTGAGAGGCGGTGACCGCTGACGTTGATTACGTCGTCGACACGGCCGCGGATCCAGTAGAATCCGTCTTGGTCACGAGCAGCTCCATC of Fusarium oxysporum Fo47 chromosome I, complete sequence contains these proteins:
- a CDS encoding beta-lactamase/transpeptidase-like protein, which codes for MSVLSQDVQSKLRGIVDEYTTGGSESKIPGLVYSAFRNDGEPIFQHYSGLRGVTSESPMSEETIFFMASFTKLATSVACMQLVEQEKLRLDDADQVEAICPELRDVKVLTRNEDGKLDLVEKVRRITLRMLLTHTAGFGYAFEDEKLAEFGRPIGFDDFSGEAIDTANRPLVNQPGETFQYGVSMDWVGVIIERTYKKSLEEVFREHIFRPLGMNHVTFHPSHEDKSNLAYMHRRSPSGKLTTTDHFYRRPLLAQDDEKVPCAGGHGCFGRPAEFGRLISLLLNDGLDAQTGVRLLKAETVDNMFTDQIPDKPRFSNVSVPVAKPELANPTPLTPMPDDHTEGWSLSFSINHFPESTGRAAGSASWEGLANLFWFADRKNNIGGIIASQILPYGVSMATAALNKRPHDLVTKLASAPLSSILISLVTFAFQSSTVLYKTVRSFKTQDANARALKTELNDLTGVLHSLLETVTNYPEINFDSLELPLLRCGKTCEEYGKLIARCTKHSNGTRPSFRDWIGQQYLKGDITDFRDMLAGTITAVTRNVIDEYKDMIDDTTADLQRHMQRLDERARSLAIPPAESVESDSTDWLALFEEKESTRKGLQICTELSLHIEALESTSSENPQFSKQPSADKYIKSSLSSAKSSISTLESRLRSHGNEIDKRMDAMKLKTDLSEDDINELAQLRETKESIHQCMNVVANAGEDLARERANVFEDITMADNAYGITVSTVKDLVFARRVNVQGQARYVGGQIDEASYNATITALTDLDRGSAQYGGRDITLVSSKDEAAKKPVTSQAFLERHGPGVKLEPSDPISLLCNDYLDIMASRSEERDAQFNALIDVLHSVKSDIFDPFTITRTYYESAGVQIGVDFLIPRQLKTHNPPVVVRIHGGFLITGSSLFPAWFSKWVLDFAEEQDAVIISPNYRLLPEVKGRDIIHDMGNFWNWVHSGGPSRHLAAIGQHKLQLNLIRTLVVGESAGGYLALQSVLSGFVRPKAIIALYPMVDMKAAHFSESYAKSIVGVPNYPNQDVNKFLSATVVKPAITEADPPVRLDSAMAVVHNGRYLELLGEDPDLFILDRIKKVASTSNYEKSLFPPLFLLHGEEDTAVPVDGTRKLVDYLQRFDPSTQIHLAIRPGDHGFDFTATIDEPWLREGLDFVVGPWLGSRSLI